The sequence GCTGGGCAATTGATGGTCTTGGCTTTGGCGGCGACGAATAGTCAGGCGTGCAGGTGTGGTCATAGGGGCTGGCATAGGGCTATCACATGAGTACTGGTTATTTAAACAGGGAGGCAACACTAACCGCGCTGCCGATATTTTGCAATGAGACGGTAGCGCCCGGCGCCTAGCACCAAGCGCCGAGCTAAAAGATAAATATCAGACCTAAGACCGGCTTTGCCACGGAACCCACGGAAGAACACGGAAAAATTAAGCCGAGATAAGATCGACGAAAGATAAGATCTTATTAATGGTAAAAGCCCGCACTTTGAAGAATTTTTTAGCTCTTACCTCTTAAGGCTCTTATCTTGGCTTTGTCCCTTTCAGATCTGCTCACTATTTTTCGTGTGTTTCGCGACTCTCGTAACAAAAAAGCGTTGCAGATATATCTTTAGTCTTTAAACACCTAAGTCGAGATCCTTATCCTCAATAGGATGACGGCTTAAAAATAAACACCGATCCTTATTGAGCTTGGCGCTTGGTGCTCGGCGCTGTCGTTAGCCTCTTGGATGGTGCTCTTGGTGTAGGGCATTGAGTCTGTGGGTGGCGACGTGGGTGTAGATTTGGGTGGTGGATAAATCTGAGTGGCCCAAGAGCATTTGTACCACGCGCAGGTCAGCGCCGTGGTTTAAAAGATGGGTAGCAAAGGCGTGGCGCAGGGTGTGCGGCGATAAGTCATTGTTAATGCCGGCGCGCAGGGCGTAGATTTTAATGCGATGCCAAAATGTTTGGCGGGTCATTTGTCGGGCGCGACGCGACGGAAATACCACATCAGACGGCTGCTCTCCCAGAAGAAAAGCGCGCGCTTCTTTTAAATAACGCTCCAGCCAGTGCAATGCCTCTTCGCCCATGGGCACTAAGCGTTCTTTATTACCCTTGCCGGTGACGCGTACTAAGCCTTGGCGCAAGCTGATGCTTTCCATAGAAAGACTGACTAATTCTGTGACCCGCAAGCCCGTGGCGTAGAGCAGTTCCAGCATGGCTTTATCGCGCAGCTCAAGCGGATCTGCTACCTCTGGCGCGTCCAGTAGATTTAACACCTGTTGCTCACTTAAGTCTTTGGGTAAGCGTTTGGGTAATTTAGGGCCGGCAATCAAGATGCTGGGGTCATCCACACGCAGCTGCTCGCGATGCAGATACTGAAAAAAGCGCCGCAATACACTGAGCATACGTGCCGTGCTGCTGGCCTTAAAGCCTAGGTCCAAACGATGGGCTAAATACTGCTGCAGGGTTAAACCTTCTACGGCGACCAAGCTATCGCCCTCGCCGTCTAACCAGCGAGCAAAGTGTGTTAAGTCACTGCGATAGGATGCCAGCGTATTATCTGCCAGCCCCTTTTCCAGCCACAGCGTATCTACAAATTGTTCAATTAATGGATAACTCATTACCACTCCAAACTCTGCTCACAGAAAAGCTTCTGTTATGATAGTTCCATTGTCCGAAATGATAACGGGATCCCATGAATATCGGTTTATTTTACGGTTCAACGACCTGCTATACCGAGATAGCCGCCGAAAAAATTGGCGAGCAACTCGGCGCTGACTTGGTCGATCTGCATAATATCAAGGATGTGCCATTGGCGCGCGCCCAAGACTACCCGATCCTGATTTTCGGCATTTCCACTTGGGATTTTGGCGAGCTGCAAGAAGACTGGGAGTCACAATGGAGCGACATCGATAGCCTCAATCTGGCAGGTCATGTGGTGGCGCTATTTGGTATGGGCGATCAGCTCGGCTACGGCGAATGGTTTCA comes from Oceanisphaera profunda and encodes:
- the xerD gene encoding site-specific tyrosine recombinase XerD, whose product is MSYPLIEQFVDTLWLEKGLADNTLASYRSDLTHFARWLDGEGDSLVAVEGLTLQQYLAHRLDLGFKASSTARMLSVLRRFFQYLHREQLRVDDPSILIAGPKLPKRLPKDLSEQQVLNLLDAPEVADPLELRDKAMLELLYATGLRVTELVSLSMESISLRQGLVRVTGKGNKERLVPMGEEALHWLERYLKEARAFLLGEQPSDVVFPSRRARQMTRQTFWHRIKIYALRAGINNDLSPHTLRHAFATHLLNHGADLRVVQMLLGHSDLSTTQIYTHVATHRLNALHQEHHPRG
- the fldB gene encoding flavodoxin FldB, whose amino-acid sequence is MNIGLFYGSTTCYTEIAAEKIGEQLGADLVDLHNIKDVPLARAQDYPILIFGISTWDFGELQEDWESQWSDIDSLNLAGHVVALFGMGDQLGYGEWFQDALGLLHDKVVACGATVVGYWPNFGYEFEASKALTEDGEYFVGLSLDEANQYDDTDTRIETWVTQILEEISAL